One part of the uncultured Bacteroides sp. genome encodes these proteins:
- a CDS encoding TIGR02757 family protein — translation MEFKNRHVPLKGVLDELTVTYNIPAFIETDPIQFPRRFTNLKDIEISALLTSVITWGKRNLILRDAERMHQMMRDSPYNYIMNREWEVLKDSGKNIHRTFFERDMWNICRGLYQYYLENETLESLFLTDGILSGLDKLSELMNTRHISSPQTKSPCKRSNLMLRWLVRNDGIVDMGVWKNISPAQLIIPLDVHVARISRLIWDDLPKTERLSTALIITNHLSKLCPEDPCKYDFALFGFGEEQRRTMSGKIIL, via the coding sequence ATGGAATTTAAAAATAGACACGTGCCTCTTAAAGGTGTATTGGATGAACTAACTGTAACTTATAATATTCCTGCTTTTATAGAAACAGACCCTATTCAGTTTCCTCGTAGATTCACCAATCTGAAGGATATTGAAATATCGGCATTACTTACTTCTGTAATAACTTGGGGTAAGCGTAATTTAATTCTCCGTGATGCGGAACGAATGCATCAAATGATGAGAGATAGTCCGTACAATTACATTATGAATCGGGAATGGGAAGTTCTGAAAGACTCGGGAAAGAATATTCATCGCACTTTTTTTGAGCGAGATATGTGGAATATTTGTCGGGGACTTTACCAGTATTATCTTGAAAACGAAACTTTGGAGAGCTTATTCCTGACAGATGGCATATTATCTGGACTTGATAAACTTTCCGAGTTGATGAATACTCGTCACATATCTTCACCGCAAACAAAGAGTCCGTGTAAACGCAGTAACCTGATGCTTCGTTGGTTGGTGAGGAACGATGGAATTGTAGATATGGGTGTATGGAAAAACATATCACCTGCTCAGCTTATTATTCCACTTGATGTGCACGTGGCACGTATTTCAAGACTGATATGGGATGACCTTCCAAAAACGGAACGACTTTCAACTGCTTTGATTATTACGAATCATCTTTCCAAACTTTGTCCGGAAGACCCCTGTAAGTATGATTTTGCTCTGTTTGGTTTCGGAGAAGAACAACGCAGAACTATGTCTGGAAAAATAATACTTTAA
- the pdxH gene encoding pyridoxamine 5'-phosphate oxidase, which yields MKTDIRNIRREYSRGGLTRKNMSENPFIQFQQWLEEAINAKVNEPTAVIVGTVSEDGRPSTRCVLLKELRDGEFIFYTNYESRKGKQLANCPYISLTFLWHELERQVHVEGIATKVSPEVSDEYFKTRPYKSRIGSRISPQSQPISGRMEIMQAFLRESIRFAGHEVKRPENWGGYSVTPNRIEFWQGRESRLHDRFLYTLQSDQSWKIERLAP from the coding sequence ATGAAGACAGATATTCGCAATATCCGGAGAGAGTACTCAAGAGGCGGACTGACACGAAAGAATATGTCTGAAAACCCTTTTATACAGTTTCAACAGTGGTTGGAAGAGGCTATCAACGCAAAGGTAAACGAGCCTACAGCTGTAATTGTAGGTACGGTTTCCGAAGATGGAAGACCTTCTACCCGTTGTGTTTTACTGAAAGAACTCCGGGATGGAGAATTTATATTCTACACCAATTATGAAAGTCGGAAGGGTAAACAACTTGCTAATTGCCCTTACATATCGCTTACGTTTCTTTGGCATGAACTGGAAAGACAGGTACATGTGGAGGGAATAGCAACAAAAGTTTCACCTGAGGTTTCGGATGAGTATTTTAAAACCCGACCTTACAAAAGCAGAATCGGATCACGGATATCTCCTCAAAGTCAGCCGATATCAGGAAGAATGGAAATTATGCAGGCTTTTCTTCGTGAAAGCATCCGTTTTGCCGGACACGAAGTAAAAAGACCTGAAAACTGGGGTGGATATTCCGTTACTCCAAATCGCATTGAATTCTGGCAAGGACGGGAAAGCCGCTTGCACGACCGTTTCTTATACACATTACAAAGTGATCAAAGCTGGAAAATAGAGAGATTGGCTCCTTAA
- a CDS encoding low specificity L-threonine aldolase yields MRSFASDNNSGVHPLVMEALSKANTDHAFGYGDDQWTAEATIKIQDTFTPDCEPLFVFNGTGSNIVALQLLTRPFHSILCAETAHIYVDECGSPVKATGCQIRPIETLDGKLTPELIQPHLHGFGDQHHSQPGAIYISQCTELGTIYTVEELKAITTLAHKNGMFVHMDGARIANAAATLNVSLKALTVDCGIDVLSFGGTKNGLMIGECVVVFNPALIKNAKFYRKQSAQLASKMRYLSCQFTAYLTDDLWLKNATHANNMAKMLYEGLNKFPEIKFTQKPETNALFLTMPRQMIDKLLESYFFYFWNEANNEIRLVTSFDTTEEDVTGFINALQNI; encoded by the coding sequence ATGAGAAGTTTTGCATCTGACAACAATTCAGGGGTTCATCCTTTAGTAATGGAAGCCCTTTCCAAAGCCAATACTGACCATGCTTTTGGCTATGGCGATGACCAATGGACCGCTGAGGCTACTATTAAAATACAAGATACGTTTACACCTGATTGTGAACCTTTATTCGTTTTTAACGGAACAGGAAGTAATATTGTTGCTTTGCAACTGCTGACCCGTCCGTTTCACTCTATTCTTTGTGCTGAAACTGCGCATATTTATGTTGATGAATGTGGATCGCCGGTAAAAGCAACCGGTTGTCAGATTCGTCCGATTGAAACGCTTGACGGAAAACTTACTCCTGAACTTATTCAACCACATCTTCACGGATTTGGAGATCAGCATCATTCACAACCGGGAGCTATTTATATTTCCCAATGTACAGAACTTGGCACCATATATACCGTTGAAGAACTGAAAGCCATTACTACACTTGCTCATAAAAACGGCATGTTTGTCCACATGGACGGAGCGCGTATTGCTAATGCTGCAGCAACATTGAATGTTTCTCTGAAAGCTCTGACTGTAGATTGTGGTATTGATGTACTTAGCTTTGGCGGAACAAAGAATGGATTGATGATTGGTGAATGTGTTGTGGTATTCAATCCCGCTTTAATTAAGAATGCAAAGTTTTACCGTAAGCAGTCAGCTCAGTTAGCATCCAAAATGCGTTATCTGTCTTGCCAGTTTACTGCATATCTCACCGATGACCTTTGGTTGAAGAATGCTACACATGCCAATAATATGGCTAAAATGTTGTATGAAGGACTAAATAAGTTTCCCGAAATTAAGTTTACTCAAAAGCCGGAAACAAATGCTTTGTTCCTCACTATGCCTCGCCAGATGATCGATAAGCTGCTTGAATCTTATTTCTTCTATTTTTGGAATGAGGCAAACAATGAAATTCGTCTGGTTACATCATTTGATACAACAGAAGAAGATGTAACTGGTTTTATCAATGCGCTACAAAATATCTAG
- a CDS encoding PAS domain S-box protein, which yields MKNFIPESQLKELLSNEFDFLFILNMDGNIITANFAVNNVLKYSLNELKGKHFSAVYPDEYKVKSGMTMPLVIKGDITSCPYPFIKKDKGIIPVDTEFYFGWWNEENVIAVVSTNLSVEYFSKEVFFNIFNSSQVMMAIGAVNTGIIFNANTAFLENIGYSLDEVSGKTVQELNLFYDSEQIKKLLAISNGKDSAKGELTISSKSGERIVCLFSFEQIKIQNNEYMLVAATNITQRKQMEERLKKLGNQQKLLANIAQLLNKSDNFDDIINVVLRLIGQHTNVSRVSIYENTPDELFTTNTFEWCNEGIAGKKEALQRVSFENIPSWIKIINTEGHLSSTDIIELPQDIASVFNLFGIKSILLYPLYIQNRLWGFVGLDDCLHNRVWLEEEISLLKTVTGNIANALERKLYLNQFQNSEMRLRLALDGAREGMWDWDLQTDVIYFTNIGYEIIDQDLDESLGKGHKWQKFVHPDDWGWVSQLFIAHKNSKIDYFEATFRVLGKSGKEKWILNHGRIIERDEEGTATRAIGTLIDISKQKENEEQLKRLLATKDKLFSIIAHDLRGPVGSFMQVIELLTSDMEITPEMEEALLNDLKDMSKNTFYLLENLLNWSRSQRSEIVYNPGSIIINKLVNDNISLLSGTAGQKSIKIQFCTNTNYTAYADYDMTNLVIRNLLSNAIKFTRTNGLIKVGLSEQNGFVEVEIADNGVGMSKETADKLFTDNQFHTTYGTNNEKGSGLGLVLCQDFVKRNGGNIRVESIKDEGSKFFFTLPSISKIITAV from the coding sequence ATGAAGAATTTTATTCCCGAAAGCCAACTAAAAGAACTGTTAAGTAATGAGTTTGATTTCTTATTCATACTAAATATGGATGGTAACATTATTACAGCAAATTTTGCAGTTAATAATGTACTCAAATATTCTCTTAATGAACTCAAAGGAAAGCACTTTTCTGCTGTTTATCCGGATGAATACAAAGTAAAATCTGGTATGACTATGCCTTTGGTCATTAAAGGTGATATAACTTCATGCCCATACCCCTTCATAAAAAAAGATAAAGGAATAATACCTGTTGATACAGAATTCTATTTTGGGTGGTGGAATGAAGAAAATGTTATAGCAGTAGTCAGCACTAATCTATCTGTTGAGTATTTCTCAAAAGAAGTCTTTTTCAACATATTTAATAGCTCTCAGGTAATGATGGCAATAGGGGCGGTTAATACTGGAATAATTTTTAATGCAAATACTGCTTTCCTAGAGAATATAGGTTACTCTTTGGACGAAGTATCTGGTAAAACGGTTCAGGAATTGAATCTGTTTTATGACAGTGAACAAATAAAGAAACTGCTTGCCATATCTAACGGCAAAGATTCTGCTAAAGGAGAACTTACTATCAGCAGTAAGTCGGGCGAACGGATAGTCTGCCTGTTTTCGTTCGAACAGATTAAAATTCAGAATAATGAGTATATGCTTGTTGCTGCTACCAACATTACTCAAAGAAAGCAGATGGAAGAGAGACTGAAGAAACTCGGAAATCAGCAGAAGTTGCTGGCCAATATCGCTCAGTTACTTAATAAGTCCGATAACTTTGATGATATTATAAATGTAGTTTTGCGGCTAATTGGACAGCATACTAATGTAAGCCGTGTTTCAATCTACGAAAATACTCCCGATGAACTGTTTACTACAAATACGTTTGAATGGTGTAACGAAGGAATAGCCGGTAAAAAAGAGGCGCTTCAAAGGGTTTCTTTTGAGAATATACCTTCGTGGATTAAGATTATAAATACAGAAGGACATCTTTCTTCAACTGATATTATAGAACTTCCTCAGGATATTGCTTCGGTGTTCAATCTTTTTGGAATAAAATCAATATTGCTTTATCCACTTTATATCCAGAATCGCCTGTGGGGATTTGTTGGTTTAGATGATTGTCTTCATAACAGAGTATGGCTGGAAGAAGAAATTAGTCTGCTTAAAACGGTTACAGGCAATATAGCAAATGCACTCGAACGAAAATTATATCTGAATCAGTTTCAGAATAGTGAAATGCGATTAAGACTTGCTCTGGATGGCGCAAGAGAGGGAATGTGGGATTGGGATCTACAGACCGATGTGATTTACTTTACTAATATTGGTTATGAGATTATAGATCAGGATCTTGATGAATCGTTAGGAAAAGGTCATAAATGGCAAAAGTTTGTTCATCCTGATGACTGGGGTTGGGTATCTCAACTCTTTATAGCTCATAAGAATAGTAAAATAGATTATTTTGAGGCTACTTTCCGGGTATTGGGCAAATCGGGCAAGGAAAAATGGATTCTGAATCATGGCAGAATTATTGAGAGAGACGAAGAAGGTACAGCAACACGTGCTATTGGTACTCTTATTGATATCAGTAAACAGAAGGAAAATGAAGAACAACTAAAAAGGCTTCTGGCAACTAAAGATAAACTATTCTCTATTATTGCACATGATCTTCGAGGTCCTGTAGGCAGCTTTATGCAAGTCATTGAACTCCTTACAAGTGATATGGAAATTACTCCTGAAATGGAAGAAGCTCTTCTTAATGACTTAAAAGATATGTCGAAGAATACATTCTATTTATTGGAGAATCTGCTTAACTGGTCGAGGTCGCAACGAAGTGAGATTGTTTATAATCCAGGAAGTATAATTATAAATAAGCTGGTAAACGATAATATTTCATTGTTGTCGGGTACAGCAGGACAAAAATCAATTAAGATTCAATTCTGTACAAATACAAATTATACAGCTTATGCAGATTACGATATGACAAATCTGGTGATTCGCAACCTTCTGTCGAATGCAATAAAATTCACTCGTACAAATGGTTTAATCAAGGTCGGTTTATCAGAGCAAAATGGATTTGTAGAAGTAGAGATTGCTGATAATGGGGTAGGTATGTCTAAGGAAACGGCCGATAAACTTTTTACGGATAACCAGTTCCATACAACCTATGGTACAAATAATGAAAAAGGATCGGGGCTGGGACTTGTTCTTTGTCAGGACTTTGTTAAGAGAAACGGTGGAAATATAAGGGTTGAAAGCATTAAAGATGAAGGAAGCAAGTTCTTTTTTACTTTACCTTCCATTAGTAAGATTATTACTGCGGTTTAA
- a CDS encoding acyl-CoA dehydrogenase family protein: MANLYLDTPELKHYLNHPLMKRIVELKERNYADKDKFDYAPVDFEDAMDSYDKVLEIVGEICSEVIAPNAEDVDHEGPQVINNRVKYANGTAINLQALTDAGLMGVAMPRRFGGLNFSTVPYMMAADMVSTCDAGFENLWGLQDCAETLYEFGNEDQKMRYIPRVCAGETMSMDLTEPDAGSDLQAVMLRASFCEKDNCWYLNGVKRFITNGDADIHLVLARSEEGTHDGRGLSMFIYDKKNGGVNVRRIENKMGIKGSPTCELVFKNAKAELCGDRKLGLIKYVMALMNGARLGIAAQSVGISQAAYNEALAYAKDRKQFGKAIIEFPAVYEIISLMKAKLDASRTLLYETSRFVDIYKCLDDISKERKLTPEERTEQKTFSKFADCFTPLVKGIGSEFSNQNAYDCIQIHGGSGFMKDYACERIYRDARITSIYEGTTQLQVVAAIRYVTNGTYLTRLKEYETMPLAPGFEGLRNRLKAMTEKYAAAVEKIVATKDQELLDFMARRLVEMAAYNVMAYLLVQDASKCDSFTESAHVFVRYAEGEIDKHAQFINKFDVEELAYYRK; encoded by the coding sequence ATGGCAAACTTATATTTAGATACACCAGAACTAAAGCATTATCTCAATCATCCATTGATGAAGAGAATTGTTGAACTCAAAGAGCGCAACTATGCTGACAAAGATAAATTTGATTATGCTCCTGTAGATTTCGAGGACGCAATGGACAGCTACGATAAGGTACTGGAAATTGTAGGCGAAATATGTTCGGAAGTAATTGCTCCAAACGCAGAAGATGTAGACCACGAAGGTCCTCAGGTTATCAATAACCGCGTGAAATATGCAAATGGTACTGCCATTAACCTTCAGGCTTTAACAGATGCCGGCTTAATGGGTGTTGCTATGCCTCGCCGTTTTGGTGGACTTAACTTTTCTACTGTTCCTTACATGATGGCAGCCGACATGGTTTCTACCTGTGATGCAGGTTTCGAAAACCTTTGGGGATTGCAGGATTGTGCTGAAACTCTTTATGAGTTTGGTAATGAAGACCAGAAGATGCGTTATATTCCTCGCGTTTGCGCAGGTGAAACAATGTCTATGGACCTTACCGAACCAGATGCTGGTTCCGACCTTCAGGCTGTAATGCTGAGAGCTTCTTTCTGCGAAAAAGATAACTGCTGGTACCTGAACGGTGTAAAACGTTTCATTACTAACGGTGATGCAGATATTCACCTTGTACTTGCCCGTTCTGAAGAAGGAACACACGATGGTCGTGGTCTTTCAATGTTCATTTACGACAAGAAAAACGGTGGTGTAAATGTTCGTCGTATTGAAAACAAGATGGGTATCAAAGGTTCTCCTACTTGCGAATTGGTATTTAAAAACGCTAAAGCTGAACTTTGCGGTGATCGAAAACTTGGTCTGATTAAATACGTTATGGCATTGATGAACGGTGCTCGTTTGGGTATTGCTGCTCAGTCAGTAGGTATTTCCCAAGCTGCATACAATGAAGCTTTGGCTTATGCTAAGGATCGTAAACAGTTTGGTAAGGCAATTATTGAATTCCCTGCTGTATATGAGATTATTTCATTAATGAAAGCCAAACTGGATGCATCTCGTACACTTTTATATGAAACTTCTCGTTTTGTAGACATTTACAAATGCCTGGATGATATTTCAAAAGAACGCAAACTTACTCCGGAAGAAAGAACTGAACAAAAGACTTTCTCTAAATTTGCCGACTGCTTTACTCCATTGGTTAAAGGTATAGGTAGTGAGTTCTCTAATCAGAATGCTTACGACTGCATTCAGATTCACGGTGGTTCTGGTTTCATGAAAGATTATGCTTGCGAACGTATCTATCGCGATGCACGTATCACAAGTATTTACGAAGGAACTACTCAGCTTCAGGTTGTAGCTGCTATCCGTTACGTAACGAATGGTACTTACCTTACTCGCCTGAAAGAGTACGAAACAATGCCTCTTGCTCCGGGATTCGAAGGTTTGCGTAACCGTCTGAAGGCTATGACTGAGAAATATGCTGCTGCTGTTGAAAAGATTGTAGCTACAAAAGATCAGGAATTGCTAGACTTCATGGCTCGCAGATTGGTTGAAATGGCTGCTTATAATGTTATGGCTTACCTTTTAGTACAGGATGCTTCTAAATGTGACTCATTTACTGAATCGGCACATGTATTTGTAAGATATGCCGAAGGTGAAATTGACAAACATGCTCAGTTTATCAACAAATTTGATGTTGAAGAGTTAGCTTATTACAGAAAGTAA
- a CDS encoding electron transfer flavoprotein subunit alpha/FixB family protein: MNNLFVYCEIEDGIIADVSLELLTKGRSLANQLKCQLEAIVAGYKLDDIEKQVLPYGVDKLHVFDAEGLYPYTSLPHTSVLVNLFKEEKPQICLMGATVIGRDLGPRVSSALTSGLTADCTALEIGDHEEKKEGKVYKDLLYQIRPAFGGNIVATIVNPEHRPQMATVREGVMKKQILSADYKGKVIRHEVGKYVADADYVVKVIERHIEKSKTNIKGAPIVVAGGYGVGSKDNFKLLFDLAKVLNGEVGASRAAVDAGFADHDRQIGQTGVTVRPKLYIACGISGQIQHIAGMQESSMIISINNDPDAPINTIADYVINGTVEEVVPKMIKYYKQNSK, translated from the coding sequence ATGAACAATTTATTTGTATATTGCGAAATAGAAGACGGCATTATTGCCGACGTAAGCCTTGAGTTGCTTACCAAAGGCCGTTCTTTAGCTAACCAGTTAAAATGCCAATTAGAGGCAATTGTTGCCGGTTACAAATTAGACGATATTGAAAAGCAAGTATTACCTTATGGAGTAGACAAATTGCATGTATTCGATGCAGAAGGACTTTATCCATACACTTCATTACCACACACTTCTGTTCTGGTAAACCTATTTAAAGAAGAAAAGCCTCAGATATGCCTTATGGGAGCAACTGTTATCGGTCGCGACCTTGGTCCTCGTGTTTCTTCAGCTTTAACCAGTGGATTAACAGCCGACTGTACTGCTCTCGAGATTGGTGATCACGAAGAAAAGAAAGAAGGCAAGGTTTATAAAGATCTTCTCTATCAAATCCGTCCTGCTTTTGGTGGTAACATCGTTGCTACAATTGTTAACCCTGAACACCGCCCACAGATGGCAACCGTTCGTGAAGGTGTAATGAAAAAACAGATCCTTTCTGCTGATTATAAAGGAAAAGTAATCCGCCACGAAGTAGGTAAATATGTAGCAGATGCTGACTATGTAGTAAAGGTCATTGAACGCCACATAGAAAAATCAAAAACAAATATTAAAGGAGCTCCTATCGTTGTAGCCGGAGGTTACGGTGTTGGCTCTAAAGATAACTTTAAGTTACTTTTCGATCTTGCCAAAGTACTGAACGGAGAAGTTGGTGCTTCTCGTGCAGCTGTTGATGCAGGATTTGCAGATCATGACCGCCAGATTGGTCAGACCGGTGTAACCGTTCGTCCTAAACTGTATATCGCTTGCGGTATCTCAGGTCAGATTCAGCACATTGCAGGTATGCAGGAAAGCTCTATGATTATCTCTATTAATAATGATCCGGACGCACCAATCAACACAATAGCAGACTATGTTATCAACGGAACAGTAGAAGAAGTTGTGCCGAAGATGATTAAGTACTATAAACAAAATTCGAAGTAG
- a CDS encoding electron transfer flavoprotein subunit beta/FixA family protein: MSLKIIVLAKQVPDTRNVGKDAMKADGTINRAALPAIFNPEDLNALEQALRLKDAHPGSTVTILTMGPGRAAEIIREGLYRGADNGYLLTDRAFAGADTLATSYALATAIRKIKDYDVIIGGRQAIDGDTAQVGPQVAEKLGLTQITYAEEIEKVENGRITVKRHIDGGIETVEGPLPIVLTVNGSAAPCRPRNAKYVQKYKHAKTVTEKQQGNLDYTDLYDTRDYLNLAEWSVTDVNGDTAQCGLSGSPTKVKAIQNIVFQAKESKTISASDREVEDLIVELLANHTIG; encoded by the coding sequence ATGAGTTTAAAGATTATTGTATTGGCAAAACAAGTTCCCGACACACGTAACGTTGGGAAAGATGCCATGAAAGCCGACGGAACTATTAATCGTGCGGCACTTCCGGCCATCTTCAATCCTGAGGACTTAAATGCCCTTGAGCAAGCGCTCCGATTGAAAGATGCACACCCCGGTTCTACCGTAACTATTCTGACCATGGGTCCTGGACGCGCGGCAGAGATTATTCGTGAAGGACTTTATCGTGGTGCCGATAATGGCTATTTGCTAACCGACAGAGCATTTGCCGGAGCAGATACGTTGGCCACTTCTTATGCACTTGCTACTGCAATACGTAAGATAAAAGATTATGATGTAATTATAGGCGGTCGTCAGGCTATTGATGGTGATACCGCACAGGTTGGTCCTCAGGTTGCCGAAAAACTGGGATTAACTCAAATTACCTATGCCGAAGAAATTGAAAAAGTAGAAAACGGCCGAATTACTGTAAAACGTCACATTGATGGCGGTATTGAAACAGTAGAAGGTCCGCTTCCTATTGTTCTTACAGTTAACGGTTCTGCTGCTCCTTGTCGCCCTCGCAATGCTAAGTATGTGCAAAAATACAAACATGCTAAAACTGTGACTGAAAAACAACAGGGAAATCTAGATTATACCGATCTGTATGACACTAGAGATTATCTTAACCTCGCAGAATGGAGTGTTACTGACGTAAATGGAGACACTGCACAATGTGGTCTTTCTGGTTCTCCTACAAAAGTTAAAGCAATTCAAAACATTGTTTTCCAGGCCAAAGAGAGTAAAACTATTTCTGCTTCAGACAGAGAAGTAGAAGATCTTATTGTTGAACTATTGGCAAATCACACGATTGGTTAA